A single window of Pseudanabaenaceae cyanobacterium SKYG29 DNA harbors:
- a CDS encoding serine/threonine protein kinase, whose amino-acid sequence MSYCINPHCALPNHPENRQKAHCASCGSPLVIAGKYRVEGLLSDQGGFSLVYRASTGKEAKILKVLRVEHNTSRKAVKLFVQEGEVLSKLRHPGIPKIDGYFTHTVAGRLVLHCLVMEKIPGMNLEEWQVQKRYQPLAQEQAIEWLKALVEVLGVVHQRRFLHRDIKPSNIMLTPEGKLVLIDFGTARDVTSTYIANIDKGRSMTAVVSSGYTAPEQTNGRAVPQSDFYALGRTFVHLLTGKHPLDMYDPDRDVLHWRSHAPGITPAFADLLDQMMNRKPGDRPADAKALLRQLELVERVVKQSGTGTASLPSPGQKRLPWQGIFLAVGVSLAAIGWYFRGTKGAVVGAGVGLGLIYASYNYTKVGARLKQSLLAHAKTNTALTVTPDGQFLISAGGDRTVRVWHSKTRQRLHNLVGHGDWVYSVVVTPGGQLILSGSGDKTIKVWQCQSGLPLETLEGHELGVTCLAVAGDESWLVSGSNDKTLKVWDLRTYKLLKTINNLGQEVNAVVVTPDHQIISADRSIKVWSIDKNIPQRVILGHQQEVLALALSRDGKQLFSGSADQTIKCWDWLTGQLVRTFIGHKGEVKTLVVHPTKSLLFSGATDRRIGIWEMSTGKLLLVLKGHKAAVTCLAISPNGKWLYSGGEDGVINIWRL is encoded by the coding sequence ATGAGCTACTGTATAAATCCCCATTGTGCTCTGCCTAACCATCCTGAAAACAGACAGAAAGCCCATTGTGCTAGTTGCGGTTCGCCTCTAGTTATTGCGGGAAAGTATCGGGTAGAGGGTTTGCTTAGTGACCAGGGGGGGTTTAGCCTGGTTTACCGTGCCTCCACAGGTAAAGAAGCGAAAATTCTCAAAGTCCTAAGGGTGGAACATAACACCAGTCGCAAGGCGGTCAAACTGTTTGTTCAGGAAGGAGAAGTGCTCAGTAAGCTGCGACACCCTGGTATTCCCAAGATCGATGGCTATTTTACCCATACAGTGGCGGGGCGACTGGTTTTGCATTGCCTGGTTATGGAAAAAATTCCTGGTATGAATCTGGAGGAATGGCAAGTCCAGAAACGCTACCAACCCCTTGCCCAGGAACAGGCGATCGAGTGGCTCAAAGCCTTAGTGGAAGTTTTGGGAGTAGTTCATCAACGCCGCTTTCTCCACCGCGACATCAAACCTTCCAATATCATGCTCACACCAGAGGGCAAGCTAGTGTTGATAGATTTTGGCACTGCCAGGGATGTCACTTCTACCTACATTGCCAATATTGACAAGGGGCGCAGCATGACGGCGGTGGTATCCAGTGGCTATACTGCTCCAGAACAGACCAATGGCAGGGCAGTCCCCCAATCAGATTTCTATGCCCTAGGGCGTACTTTCGTCCACCTCCTCACAGGGAAGCATCCTTTGGATATGTATGACCCCGATCGGGATGTGTTGCACTGGCGCAGCCACGCTCCTGGGATTACTCCTGCCTTTGCTGACCTGCTCGATCAAATGATGAACCGCAAGCCGGGGGATCGTCCTGCTGATGCTAAAGCCCTCCTGCGACAGTTAGAGCTGGTAGAAAGGGTGGTAAAGCAATCGGGAACGGGAACTGCCTCCCTGCCTTCTCCTGGGCAGAAACGGCTCCCCTGGCAGGGGATTTTCCTGGCGGTGGGTGTCAGTTTAGCGGCTATAGGGTGGTACTTCAGGGGCACAAAGGGTGCAGTGGTGGGGGCAGGAGTCGGACTGGGGCTGATATATGCCAGCTACAACTACACAAAGGTGGGTGCTAGGCTCAAGCAATCCCTCCTTGCCCATGCTAAAACTAATACTGCTCTAACTGTGACTCCCGATGGGCAGTTCTTGATTTCAGCGGGGGGCGATCGGACAGTCAGGGTTTGGCACAGTAAAACTCGACAACGACTGCATAACTTGGTGGGGCATGGGGATTGGGTCTACAGTGTGGTGGTGACACCAGGGGGGCAACTAATCTTGAGTGGCAGTGGGGACAAAACCATCAAGGTCTGGCAGTGTCAGTCGGGATTACCCTTGGAAACCCTGGAAGGGCATGAGCTGGGTGTAACTTGCTTGGCAGTGGCAGGGGATGAAAGTTGGCTAGTCAGCGGCAGTAACGACAAAACCCTCAAGGTGTGGGACTTGCGGACTTACAAACTCCTGAAAACAATCAATAACTTGGGACAGGAGGTCAATGCCGTGGTTGTCACCCCTGATCACCAGATTATCAGTGCCGATCGGTCAATCAAGGTCTGGAGTATTGATAAAAATATTCCCCAGCGAGTCATCCTAGGACATCAGCAGGAAGTGTTAGCCCTAGCTCTAAGCAGGGACGGTAAGCAATTGTTCAGTGGCAGTGCTGACCAAACAATTAAGTGCTGGGATTGGCTGACGGGGCAGCTAGTCAGGACCTTCATAGGGCACAAAGGGGAAGTGAAAACCCTGGTAGTGCATCCTACCAAATCATTACTATTTAGTGGCGCCACCGATCGGAGAATTGGCATCTGGGAAATGTCCACAGGCAAATTACTGTTGGTGTTAAAGGGGCACAAGGCCGCCGTAACTTGTTTAGCGATTAGTCCCAATGGCAAATGGCTCTACAGTGGTGGGGAGGATGGTGTTATTAACATATGGCGGCTGTGA
- a CDS encoding IctB family putative bicarbonate transporter yields MAAVNINNWWHYSLLSRVWVGWQSLSQYSLLVSVPALAVWLIVLILGLPYLSTSQIGLFLLAITLFYLPLAQRSTLQLPILAYSLVATLSTVFSPVRSAALDGLVKLLLYFVVFLAIERVVTVQPKYRGYLVGAYILTNLPVVVVGLRQQFFGAQQLATWWDPTSELSSLTRVYSFLGNPNLLAGYLLAAIPLGVVSIILTKRWTWKLLIALSTLGSLLCIIYSYSRGAWLGLGAEVLVLTLALLYWAFPRLSLWALPAVAVGLGGAMAGAVISKPALRLRLMSIFSVFDRNVDQSISFRLRVMQGAIAMVKHYPVLGIGPGNRAFNLVYPLFQKARHSALGAYSVPLEMLIETGVVGLLTYGWLVTVVIGRGLGAIRKEPSLWGIAGLSIVVGMLVHGLGDTVWYRPQVQVLWWLAVALVMVGEKQNETSSGVVDPDGANG; encoded by the coding sequence ATGGCGGCTGTGAATATAAATAATTGGTGGCACTATAGTTTGCTCAGCAGGGTGTGGGTGGGGTGGCAGTCTTTATCGCAATACAGTCTGTTAGTTTCTGTGCCCGCTCTGGCAGTTTGGCTGATAGTTTTGATCCTGGGCTTACCCTACCTATCCACTAGTCAAATTGGGCTGTTTTTGCTTGCCATTACTCTGTTTTATCTGCCCCTGGCCCAACGCAGTACATTGCAATTACCCATACTTGCCTATAGCTTGGTAGCTACTTTATCGACAGTTTTCTCCCCTGTCCGCTCGGCTGCCTTGGATGGTCTAGTCAAGTTGCTGTTGTATTTTGTTGTGTTTCTAGCGATCGAGCGGGTGGTGACTGTCCAACCAAAATATCGGGGCTATCTAGTGGGGGCTTATATCTTAACTAATTTACCAGTGGTGGTAGTGGGTTTACGGCAGCAATTTTTTGGTGCTCAACAATTGGCGACCTGGTGGGACCCGACTTCCGAACTATCCAGTTTGACGAGAGTGTATAGTTTTCTAGGCAATCCCAACCTGTTGGCGGGCTATTTATTAGCAGCAATTCCCCTGGGAGTAGTGTCAATTATTCTGACTAAAAGGTGGACATGGAAGTTACTAATTGCTCTCTCCACTTTGGGGTCCTTGTTGTGCATTATTTATTCCTACAGTCGGGGGGCATGGCTGGGCTTGGGGGCAGAAGTTTTAGTGTTGACCCTGGCACTGCTGTACTGGGCTTTTCCCCGTCTATCCCTGTGGGCTTTGCCTGCGGTGGCAGTGGGTTTAGGAGGGGCAATGGCGGGGGCTGTGATCAGTAAACCTGCCCTGCGATTGCGGTTAATGTCAATCTTTTCTGTCTTCGATCGCAATGTCGATCAGAGTATCAGTTTTCGTTTGCGGGTGATGCAGGGGGCGATCGCGATGGTAAAACACTACCCGGTTCTAGGTATTGGTCCAGGCAATCGGGCATTTAACTTGGTTTATCCCCTGTTTCAGAAGGCGCGCCACAGTGCTTTGGGTGCCTATTCCGTGCCCCTGGAGATGTTAATTGAGACAGGAGTGGTGGGTTTGCTGACCTACGGTTGGCTGGTAACAGTAGTCATAGGGCGGGGGTTAGGGGCAATCAGAAAGGAACCTAGTCTTTGGGGAATAGCGGGGTTGAGTATCGTTGTGGGGATGTTAGTCCATGGTCTAGGGGATACCGTGTGGTATCGTCCCCAGGTGCAGGTGTTATGGTGGTTAGCGGTCGCTCTAGTTATGGTAGGGGAGAAGCAAAATGAAACTAGCTCTGGTGTGGTTGACCCTGATGGCGCAAACGGCTAA
- a CDS encoding pentapeptide repeat-containing protein, translating to MKLALVWLTLMAQTANPRDVQRLQELRMCDRCNLIGANLRGANLQGVTVVASNLQNADLSGAQLMGAFFVDAQLRGAELSQANLTNANLSGSDLQGVNLAGALLQGTNLTGANLGGAILLGADLTGADLGGANLQRSVLTNSKLTLSNLKRANLKGAMLLSGQLRQADLTSANFQGAILRGADLQTADLTNADLRGADLRQANFRQANLRGALLTAPQLRDAQLCQTILPDGTQSDRDC from the coding sequence ATGAAACTAGCTCTGGTGTGGTTGACCCTGATGGCGCAAACGGCTAACCCTAGAGACGTACAGCGGTTGCAAGAATTGCGGATGTGCGATCGGTGTAACTTAATAGGGGCAAATCTGCGGGGGGCAAATCTGCAGGGGGTGACAGTGGTGGCTTCTAATCTGCAAAATGCTGACTTGAGTGGTGCCCAATTGATGGGAGCCTTCTTCGTCGATGCCCAATTGCGGGGGGCGGAATTATCTCAAGCTAATTTAACCAATGCTAACCTCAGCGGTTCGGATTTACAGGGGGTGAATTTAGCGGGGGCGCTGCTACAAGGTACGAACTTGACAGGGGCAAATCTGGGGGGAGCTATCCTTTTGGGGGCTGATCTGACAGGGGCTGACTTGGGAGGAGCTAACTTACAACGATCGGTCTTGACCAATAGCAAACTTACCCTTTCCAACCTAAAGCGAGCAAACCTAAAGGGGGCAATGCTCTTGAGCGGACAATTGCGGCAGGCAGACCTAACCAGTGCCAACTTCCAAGGAGCCATCCTAAGGGGCGCAGACCTGCAAACCGCCGATCTCACCAATGCCGACCTTCGGGGCGCTGACCTCAGGCAAGCCAACTTTCGCCAAGCCAACCTAAGGGGTGCTCTCCTTACCGCCCCTCAACTCAGGGACGCCCAACTCTGTCAGACAATCTTGCCCGATGGCACCCAATCCGATCGAGACTGCTAG
- a CDS encoding porin family protein, whose product MGKGLAIGLAVCSLLISTGVAVAQPAYGSYIGVGLGVGVSEGSVLDGNSRTAAGLIALRYKFLEIPLSLRTQVLIGDSTAVVPTISYDLPLNFNTDFYLGVGAAIANNITPVGNKNSFVLQPGVDYTIPNSNLVIFGNAIFAFDAYRNSNNTATSLQTGIGFRF is encoded by the coding sequence ATGGGGAAAGGTCTGGCGATCGGTTTGGCTGTCTGCAGCTTGTTGATAAGTACGGGGGTGGCAGTGGCCCAGCCTGCCTATGGTAGCTATATTGGTGTGGGTTTAGGGGTAGGGGTATCTGAGGGTAGTGTCCTAGATGGAAATTCCCGTACAGCGGCGGGGTTGATTGCTCTGCGCTATAAGTTCTTGGAAATCCCACTCTCTCTACGGACACAGGTACTGATTGGGGACTCGACAGCCGTTGTGCCCACCATCTCCTATGATTTGCCCTTGAACTTTAACACCGATTTCTATTTGGGAGTGGGAGCGGCTATTGCCAATAACATCACCCCTGTCGGCAATAAGAATAGCTTTGTTCTACAACCTGGGGTAGACTACACAATTCCCAACAGTAACTTGGTGATCTTTGGTAACGCCATTTTTGCCTTTGATGCCTATCGCAACTCCAACAACACCGCCACTTCTTTGCAAACGGGGATTGGGTTTAGGTTCTAG
- a CDS encoding TrkH family potassium uptake protein — MTPAKTICLGFLGLIALGTFLLSLPLATRDGTWSSFTTALFTATSAVCVTGLSVVDVGQYYSHFGQVVLLLLLQIGGLGYMTTTTFLLLLIGRKFSLRDKLTLQQALDIPGIRGGINLVQSIIATTLIIEITGIFILLLGFAPAHGIDRGLWLAIFHSMSAFNNAGFSLFSDSLMGYKRSVLVNLTISGLIIAGGIGYQVLLEFFLWLRSKLWRSQERIIFSLNFRVAVSTTLVLLVVGTILFRMSEANSPAFQDLNFWEKWLAAWFQSVTTRTAGFNTVDISKLSVAGLFITIAWMFVGASPGGTGGGIKTTTARVLFACTGSALQGNEEVYIYERQVPHVLLVKAIGVAVGSLLTVICSTILLSITDPQFRFIEILFECASAFGTVGLSMGITPQISPPGQLVLVATMFVGRVGVMLLMAALMSAPKPKMIQYPEETLLVG; from the coding sequence ATGACTCCTGCTAAGACAATCTGCTTAGGTTTTTTAGGACTGATTGCCCTAGGTACTTTTCTTTTAAGTTTGCCCCTTGCCACTAGGGATGGTACTTGGAGTAGTTTCACTACTGCTTTATTTACTGCTACTTCCGCTGTGTGTGTGACGGGTTTATCAGTGGTGGATGTGGGGCAATACTACAGCCATTTCGGTCAAGTTGTCCTCCTTTTACTCCTACAAATTGGGGGACTGGGCTACATGACGACAACTACTTTTCTCCTCCTTTTGATCGGACGGAAGTTTAGTTTGCGGGATAAATTAACTCTGCAGCAAGCCCTCGATATTCCTGGCATCAGGGGGGGCATAAATTTGGTGCAATCCATTATCGCCACTACTCTGATTATCGAAATCACAGGTATCTTTATTCTACTGCTGGGATTTGCCCCCGCCCATGGCATCGATCGGGGTTTGTGGCTGGCAATTTTCCATAGTATGAGTGCTTTTAATAATGCAGGTTTTAGTCTGTTTTCTGATAGCTTGATGGGATATAAGCGATCGGTTTTGGTCAATTTAACTATCTCAGGGTTAATTATTGCCGGCGGGATTGGCTACCAAGTGTTACTGGAATTTTTCCTATGGTTACGGAGCAAGTTATGGCGCTCCCAGGAGCGGATTATTTTTAGCTTGAATTTTCGGGTAGCAGTCAGCACTACCTTAGTTTTATTGGTAGTTGGTACAATTCTCTTTCGTATGTCAGAGGCAAATTCCCCCGCCTTTCAGGACTTAAATTTCTGGGAGAAATGGTTGGCAGCTTGGTTTCAATCAGTAACTACACGAACCGCTGGGTTTAACACAGTTGACATCAGTAAACTTTCCGTAGCAGGGCTGTTTATCACCATTGCGTGGATGTTTGTGGGGGCATCCCCTGGTGGTACGGGGGGTGGTATTAAGACAACAACAGCACGGGTTCTATTCGCTTGCACAGGGTCAGCACTCCAGGGTAATGAAGAGGTGTATATCTACGAACGACAGGTTCCCCATGTACTGCTAGTGAAAGCGATCGGGGTAGCCGTAGGTTCCCTCTTGACAGTGATCTGTTCGACAATTTTGCTATCAATTACTGACCCTCAATTTCGCTTTATTGAAATTTTGTTTGAATGCGCTTCCGCCTTTGGGACAGTGGGTTTATCGATGGGTATTACACCGCAAATTTCCCCCCCAGGACAGCTGGTGTTAGTAGCTACTATGTTCGTGGGACGGGTGGGAGTAATGTTGTTGATGGCAGCCCTGATGTCCGCACCAAAACCGAAAATGATTCAGTACCCTGAGGAAACTCTGCTGGTGGGTTGA
- a CDS encoding DUF1517 domain-containing protein, whose product MARLRSVIRRLAGIFSLCLLVMVIIFGAGQPAWAKRASGRVGGSTFRAQPRRQTNNFSSRSHPSYNYYYSSPFPSSWFWFPFLLGGGGGSLLSLLVLVAIGGILVQGFRNSGIFNSQSKVTVAKVQVGLLASARGLQADLNRLALESDTNSPSGLGQLLQETTLALLRHPEYWVYGSVKQETVALDRAEQTFNALAIGERSKQAVEVLSNVHNRRQEQQALTGTGDPSEYIVVTIMVAATGLPQLPTIRSAQDLRQAITTVGSVGADNLLAVEVIWEPQSPAYTLTADDMIAVYPELVRI is encoded by the coding sequence ATGGCAAGACTGCGTTCTGTAATCCGTCGCCTAGCGGGGATATTTTCCCTGTGCCTTTTAGTGATGGTGATTATTTTTGGGGCAGGGCAACCTGCATGGGCAAAGCGTGCCAGTGGCAGAGTGGGAGGCAGTACCTTTCGGGCGCAGCCCCGTCGTCAGACAAACAACTTCTCCAGCCGTTCCCATCCCAGTTACAACTACTACTACAGTTCTCCCTTTCCCAGTAGTTGGTTTTGGTTCCCCTTCCTCCTGGGGGGAGGTGGCGGTAGTCTGTTGTCCCTGCTGGTGCTAGTTGCCATTGGTGGTATTCTGGTGCAGGGCTTCCGCAACTCTGGTATCTTCAATAGCCAAAGCAAAGTCACAGTTGCCAAGGTACAAGTGGGGTTACTCGCTAGCGCACGGGGGTTACAGGCAGACCTCAACCGCCTAGCCCTGGAGTCTGACACCAATTCCCCTAGTGGTTTAGGGCAGCTCCTCCAGGAAACCACCTTGGCTCTGTTGCGCCATCCTGAGTACTGGGTCTACGGCAGTGTCAAGCAAGAGACCGTAGCCCTCGATCGGGCGGAACAAACTTTCAATGCCCTGGCAATTGGCGAGCGGAGCAAGCAAGCAGTAGAAGTTCTATCTAATGTCCACAATCGTCGGCAGGAACAACAGGCACTGACGGGCACAGGCGATCCCAGCGAGTACATTGTCGTAACTATCATGGTAGCGGCTACGGGGTTACCCCAATTGCCCACTATTCGCTCGGCGCAGGACCTACGGCAAGCTATTACCACAGTTGGCTCCGTAGGAGCAGACAATTTGTTAGCGGTAGAAGTAATTTGGGAACCCCAATCCCCTGCCTATACTCTCACTGCCGATGACATGATTGCAGTCTATCCCGAACTAGTGCGCATTTAG
- a CDS encoding glycosyltransferase gives MSAFASIVIATKDRGEEITATIDSVLALNYDNFEVILVDNCSSPPNQKLLQAIQQQHPDRLVYVRENKLGLSNARNSGIRHSKGEFILFLDDDAIVPPHWLQVMVQTFQNYPNAYALGGKVIARFTTPPPDWLDQRLGVYISNFDHGNQIMPLYYNEYPRGVNMAFRREVFSKVGYFLDCFGRKGKSLMGYEEIELCYRLEKAGFQILYVPYAEVYHCIRGDRLNYEWFKRRFYWQGRSEGLFELMHFGRKHILRNLKSHVKQAWQGDKLDQQFHRGFLTAIVQDWWRLLLKA, from the coding sequence GTGTCAGCCTTTGCCTCTATTGTCATTGCCACCAAAGACCGGGGGGAAGAAATTACAGCCACGATCGATTCTGTTTTAGCCCTCAATTATGATAACTTTGAAGTCATTTTAGTAGACAATTGTTCCAGTCCCCCCAATCAAAAACTGCTGCAAGCAATACAACAACAACATCCCGATCGTTTAGTCTATGTACGGGAAAACAAATTAGGTTTATCCAATGCCCGTAATTCTGGCATCAGGCACAGCAAAGGGGAGTTTATTTTGTTCCTGGATGACGATGCGATCGTGCCTCCCCACTGGTTGCAAGTTATGGTGCAAACCTTCCAGAACTATCCTAACGCCTACGCCTTAGGTGGCAAAGTGATAGCCCGCTTTACTACTCCCCCCCCCGATTGGCTAGACCAGCGTTTAGGTGTTTATATCAGCAATTTTGACCACGGCAATCAAATTATGCCCCTTTACTACAACGAATATCCCAGGGGAGTGAACATGGCGTTTCGTCGGGAAGTTTTTTCTAAAGTTGGCTACTTTTTAGATTGTTTTGGACGCAAGGGCAAATCCCTGATGGGCTATGAAGAAATTGAATTGTGTTACCGCCTTGAAAAAGCAGGGTTTCAGATTTTATATGTCCCCTACGCCGAAGTCTATCACTGTATCAGAGGCGATCGGTTAAATTACGAATGGTTTAAGCGTAGATTCTACTGGCAAGGACGATCGGAAGGATTATTTGAGTTAATGCACTTTGGCAGAAAACACATACTAAGAAATCTCAAATCTCATGTGAAACAAGCCTGGCAAGGAGACAAATTAGACCAACAATTTCACCGTGGATTTCTCACCGCTATTGTACAGGACTGGTGGCGACTACTATTAAAAGCCTAG
- a CDS encoding MATE family efflux transporter: MNLLEQYPFLPRFSQIAIVSVLSNMMVPLAGLVDTAFLGHLADINQLGGTILGGILFDYLYRILKFLRSSTNALTASAPDRETELKVLLRSLFVALTIGFTVLLVQYPIKVLGFWLLSSTPEIELAGMNYFDGRIWGAPAVLSNFVLIGWFLGREKTGTVLLMSMVGNGANVILDYYFINRWGSWGAGLATAISQYAAFFIGSGVALKTIEWSTKSLSWRAIFAREAFTATVTLKANILIRFVLLISVYAIFTNVSAQLGTETLTQNGLLIQIALFSQFTIQGIGMTTQSLVGNLQKEGKVNQILPLLQVSILTSTTIAISIAVLTIIFPHQVFRLLTNHREIETAILNYDIWLLPLLVITALAFMLEGYFIGLKEGEVLRNSAVSSFFGGFLPLALLSLYYQNSHILWGALTFYMVSLTIALGINFPRTYQQMLGYRS, from the coding sequence GTGAACTTACTGGAGCAGTACCCCTTTTTGCCACGATTTAGTCAGATAGCAATAGTTAGTGTCCTTTCTAACATGATGGTACCCCTGGCGGGGTTAGTGGATACGGCTTTTCTGGGTCATTTAGCAGACATCAATCAGCTAGGGGGGACAATTTTAGGGGGAATTTTATTTGATTATCTCTATCGCATCCTCAAGTTTTTACGCTCCAGTACCAACGCCCTTACTGCCAGTGCCCCGGATCGAGAAACCGAATTAAAAGTATTGTTGCGCAGCTTATTTGTGGCCCTGACGATCGGTTTTACTGTCCTATTAGTGCAGTATCCTATCAAAGTTTTGGGCTTTTGGTTACTCAGCAGCACCCCTGAGATTGAACTAGCAGGCATGAATTACTTTGATGGCAGAATTTGGGGAGCACCGGCTGTTCTGTCCAACTTTGTGCTGATCGGTTGGTTTTTAGGGAGAGAAAAAACTGGCACTGTTTTGTTAATGTCGATGGTGGGCAATGGAGCCAATGTCATTTTAGATTATTATTTCATCAATAGATGGGGCAGTTGGGGCGCAGGTTTAGCCACGGCTATTAGTCAATACGCAGCCTTTTTCATCGGCAGTGGGGTAGCGCTTAAAACGATCGAGTGGTCAACTAAGTCTTTGAGTTGGCGGGCAATTTTTGCCAGGGAAGCTTTTACTGCCACGGTTACTCTGAAGGCTAACATCTTAATCCGTTTTGTGTTGCTAATTTCTGTCTATGCTATTTTTACCAATGTCAGCGCCCAACTGGGAACAGAAACTCTGACACAAAATGGCTTGCTCATCCAGATTGCACTCTTCAGTCAGTTTACTATTCAAGGCATAGGTATGACGACACAGTCCCTAGTGGGCAACTTACAAAAAGAGGGCAAAGTCAATCAGATTCTGCCCCTGCTGCAAGTGTCAATTTTAACGAGTACAACGATTGCAATTTCGATCGCTGTCCTGACAATTATTTTCCCCCACCAGGTGTTTAGATTACTGACCAACCACAGGGAAATTGAAACAGCTATTCTCAACTATGACATCTGGCTTTTACCTCTGTTAGTGATTACGGCGCTGGCTTTTATGCTGGAAGGATACTTTATTGGACTGAAGGAGGGAGAGGTCTTGCGCAACTCAGCTGTATCCAGTTTTTTTGGAGGATTCTTACCCCTTGCTCTTCTATCCCTCTACTACCAAAACAGTCATATTCTCTGGGGGGCATTAACCTTTTATATGGTGAGCTTGACTATTGCCCTAGGAATAAACTTCCCTAGAACTTATCAACAAATGTTGGGATACAGGAGTTAA
- a CDS encoding CIA30 family protein: MGWDLKRFADTLNFFGALPIVNLFQPVPNLSITMSDNVIFDFTKANPDYASLWGSLDDVVMGGVSQSSFVIRENSALFTGMVSTANSGGFVSVRTRNFNPPLDLSQSSGIALQVKGDGKRYKFFLRDSTGWDSIAYCCGFDTIAGEWMNVRLPFKEFVPVFRARSVPDAPPLNLGYIRSMQLMLSKFELDGKLNPTFRPGAFALEIASITVVP, encoded by the coding sequence ATGGGCTGGGATCTCAAGCGATTTGCTGATACTCTCAACTTTTTTGGTGCACTCCCGATCGTCAATTTGTTCCAGCCAGTTCCCAATTTGTCAATCACAATGTCAGACAATGTGATTTTTGATTTCACTAAAGCCAATCCCGATTATGCTTCACTATGGGGTTCTTTAGATGATGTGGTCATGGGGGGTGTCAGTCAAAGTAGCTTTGTAATTAGGGAAAACAGTGCTCTTTTTACGGGCATGGTTTCTACTGCTAATTCTGGGGGCTTTGTCTCTGTGCGGACTCGTAATTTTAACCCGCCTCTCGATTTGTCACAATCTAGTGGTATTGCCCTTCAGGTTAAGGGGGATGGCAAACGCTACAAGTTCTTTTTGCGAGATAGTACGGGGTGGGATAGTATTGCCTATTGCTGTGGCTTTGATACGATCGCTGGGGAGTGGATGAATGTAAGGTTGCCCTTTAAGGAATTTGTCCCTGTCTTTCGCGCTAGGAGTGTTCCTGATGCCCCTCCCCTTAATCTTGGGTATATCCGATCGATGCAACTGATGTTGAGCAAATTTGAGCTGGATGGGAAACTAAATCCTACCTTTCGACCGGGAGCTTTTGCCCTGGAGATTGCTAGTATTACTGTAGTGCCTTAA
- a CDS encoding photosystem II reaction center protein T: protein METITYVFIFACIIGLFFFAIFFREAPKIESDRSSKK from the coding sequence ATGGAAACTATCACCTACGTTTTCATCTTTGCTTGTATTATCGGTTTATTCTTCTTTGCCATCTTCTTCCGCGAAGCTCCTAAAATTGAATCCGATCGTTCAAGCAAGAAGTAG